A single Bacteroidales bacterium DNA region contains:
- a CDS encoding T9SS type A sorting domain-containing protein yields the protein MKTQSIVQLILMILLYVFTPSRTDAQFFYSGGYQGGTLGSGGDEILVPVTEQLITMPVGWSGISSYLDPGNDTIEVLLEPANTHLIIMLDREKVYWPSMDINTIITWNPYAGYIIKMSSQVILPFRGFPVADLQVSLTGGWNVIPVLSPAAVTTTDLLDSLGDTLIIVKEIAGVGMYWPAMSINTLTTLNTGKAYQILVTDDCCVTYPGDGAKGPDQGDDIIPINQPWNDAYPTPHSHSIAFGTDALISLESGDVIGVFNSAGLCSGVLEVVDKQTPVGLTAFGDDFTTHQITEGLTEDEPMTFRLFRPTTNQEFRMIVDFSTDLSNKGTFQTNGLSLVIRIALEPLEVENFSAGNYFNVFPNPSKGELLISFRSPVQDADLSVYDMHGQLVRQQKLNCGQPGTHSSVQLGPLPPGTYVIWIQHFERSGYCRIIITK from the coding sequence ATGAAAACACAATCCATCGTACAGCTGATCCTGATGATCCTCCTTTATGTTTTTACTCCTTCAAGGACAGATGCCCAGTTCTTTTATTCGGGGGGGTACCAGGGTGGCACACTGGGCAGCGGCGGGGATGAGATCCTGGTTCCCGTTACGGAACAACTCATCACGATGCCGGTCGGGTGGAGTGGCATCTCAAGTTACCTGGACCCCGGGAACGATACCATCGAAGTCCTCCTGGAGCCTGCAAATACCCATCTTATCATCATGCTCGACAGGGAAAAAGTGTACTGGCCTTCGATGGACATCAATACCATCATTACCTGGAATCCATATGCTGGCTATATCATCAAGATGAGCAGCCAGGTGATCCTGCCGTTTCGTGGATTTCCGGTCGCAGACCTTCAGGTCTCGCTGACCGGCGGGTGGAATGTGATTCCGGTGCTTTCCCCTGCTGCCGTTACGACTACCGATCTGCTTGATTCTTTGGGAGATACACTCATCATCGTCAAGGAGATTGCCGGCGTGGGGATGTACTGGCCTGCAATGTCAATTAATACCCTGACAACGCTAAATACCGGGAAAGCCTACCAGATTCTGGTCACCGATGATTGTTGTGTCACCTATCCCGGAGATGGTGCAAAAGGTCCTGACCAGGGCGATGACATAATCCCGATCAACCAGCCCTGGAACGACGCGTACCCAACCCCTCATTCACACAGCATTGCTTTTGGAACGGATGCATTGATCAGCCTGGAGAGCGGCGACGTGATCGGTGTCTTTAATTCAGCCGGTTTGTGTTCAGGAGTGCTGGAAGTGGTTGATAAACAGACACCCGTTGGATTGACTGCCTTTGGAGATGATTTCACCACACACCAGATCACCGAGGGCCTGACTGAAGATGAACCTATGACGTTCAGGTTATTCAGGCCTACTACGAACCAGGAATTCAGGATGATCGTGGATTTTTCAACGGATCTGTCCAACAAAGGTACTTTTCAGACAAACGGATTGTCCCTTGTTATTCGGATCGCCCTTGAGCCGCTGGAAGTGGAGAACTTCAGCGCCGGGAACTATTTCAATGTCTTTCCCAATCCTTCGAAAGGTGAACTTCTGATTTCATTCCGTTCCCCGGTTCAGGATGCAGACCTTTCCGTTTATGACATGCACGGGCAGCTGGTGAGACAGCAGAAGCTGAACTGCGGACAACCAGGCACCCACAGTTCAGTCCAGCTGGGACCCTTGCCTCCGGGAACCTATGTCATTTGGATTCAACATTTTGAAAGGTCAGGTTACTGCAGGATCATCATAACGAAATAA
- a CDS encoding T9SS type A sorting domain-containing protein: MVTKYSGIGIILTGLFLGIPLLNDAQLPPGWEYTTTSTFHIIAIPLGADPNVDGEPLSPGDYVGVFFSDNETLKCGGASVWNGTSNIPVSAWGEDAYMAGKQGFTEGEPITWKVFRQSDSQEYEAEATYQTGCSGCTNWDGLWHSFGLSALEFLEGEDYDLVLENITIADNEAFCYDAIHSIFVAGNATSVIVENGGELALVAGNNIKLRTGFHAQPGSYLHAFIDDEGCSEPLKPATIFTAGNDQLNHFDFQTDKMTGLDGRTAEHEYVHIYPNSVFGQLIVEISSADAGELNRIILYDFHGRGVFLKEGIGTGKTVLDLAAYPSGMYLVRVVNSGRSETVRVVHQFGEGK, encoded by the coding sequence ATGGTAACAAAATATTCAGGAATTGGGATTATTCTTACCGGATTATTTCTGGGCATACCCTTACTGAACGATGCACAACTTCCCCCTGGCTGGGAATACACAACAACGTCAACTTTCCACATCATTGCCATTCCCCTGGGTGCAGATCCGAATGTTGACGGTGAACCATTGAGTCCAGGAGATTATGTTGGTGTATTTTTTTCTGATAATGAAACATTAAAATGTGGCGGTGCTTCTGTCTGGAACGGCACTTCAAACATACCTGTAAGTGCCTGGGGTGAGGACGCTTATATGGCTGGAAAACAGGGTTTTACAGAAGGAGAACCCATCACGTGGAAAGTGTTCCGACAGAGTGATTCACAGGAATATGAAGCAGAAGCTACGTATCAGACCGGCTGCAGCGGTTGTACGAACTGGGATGGGTTGTGGCACAGCTTCGGGTTGTCAGCTCTTGAATTCCTGGAAGGCGAAGACTACGACCTGGTTCTGGAAAATATTACGATCGCTGATAATGAAGCTTTTTGTTATGATGCCATCCACTCCATTTTCGTTGCGGGAAATGCAACCTCCGTGATTGTTGAGAATGGTGGTGAACTCGCCCTGGTTGCCGGTAATAACATCAAGCTAAGAACCGGTTTTCATGCCCAACCGGGAAGTTATCTCCATGCCTTTATCGATGATGAAGGTTGCAGCGAACCGCTCAAGCCTGCTACTATATTTACTGCAGGGAATGACCAGTTGAATCATTTTGATTTCCAAACGGATAAGATGACAGGACTTGATGGCCGGACAGCGGAACATGAATATGTACACATCTACCCCAATTCTGTTTTCGGGCAATTGATTGTCGAAATCAGTTCAGCAGATGCAGGTGAGCTGAACAGGATCATCCTCTATGATTTCCATGGCAGGGGGGTTTTCCTAAAAGAAGGGATCGGCACCGGTAAAACCGTCCTGGACCTGGCGGCTTATCCTTCCGGGATGTACCTGGTTAGGGTAGTCAATAGCGGAAGATCGGAGACGGTTAGGGTAGTCCATCAATTCGGAGAGGGTAAATAA
- the rnk gene encoding nucleoside diphosphate kinase regulator, translating to MNKLIINKLDYARIRKCIADAKQFKSITNIEAESLMKELDSAKILEPEAIPSNVVTMNSIVRLNFLTNNKQVQFQIVYPRLANVKENKISIFSPIATALIGYQVGDEIEWIVPAGLTRIRIDEIIYQPEAAGDYHL from the coding sequence ATGAATAAGCTCATCATAAATAAACTGGATTATGCGCGGATCAGGAAATGCATTGCCGACGCAAAACAATTCAAGTCCATCACCAATATTGAAGCAGAGAGCCTGATGAAGGAGCTCGACTCGGCAAAGATCCTGGAACCTGAAGCCATACCCTCCAATGTGGTGACGATGAATTCGATCGTCAGGCTGAACTTTTTGACCAATAACAAGCAGGTTCAGTTCCAGATCGTATATCCGAGACTGGCGAACGTCAAGGAAAACAAAATATCCATCTTTTCCCCCATTGCCACTGCGCTGATTGGATACCAGGTGGGGGATGAGATTGAATGGATCGTACCAGCGGGGCTCACCCGGATCCGAATCGATGAGATCATCTACCAGCCCGAAGCGGCAGGTGATTATCACCTTTGA
- a CDS encoding FISUMP domain-containing protein, with product MKRLYTLIILISVMLFAFTNNVQASFPSVPEDDMLCGDVNEDGFVNVLDIITMVNHIMGASPDPFNEEAADINADSFINVLDIIALVNIIMQVPGIPCPCVAPVLYEGQTYNTVQIGTQCWMAENLNIGTKINSTTGGQLQTNNGIIEKYCFNDITAYCDIYGGMYEWREAMQYVTTEGAQGICPIGWHIPTDNEWKILEGTVDSQYPVGDPVWDAEGWRGLDSGGNLKEAGISHWNSPNEGATNESGFTALPGGYRHGTFGYFLYVGALGYFWSSSQMLTSYAWFRNLKYSSANVNRYNYSKEYGFSVRCLKDTLAP from the coding sequence ATGAAACGGTTATACACGTTGATTATCCTGATTTCGGTAATGTTATTTGCCTTCACAAACAATGTACAGGCATCTTTTCCAAGTGTGCCGGAGGACGATATGCTGTGCGGCGATGTGAATGAGGATGGATTTGTCAACGTACTGGACATTATCACTATGGTTAACCACATCATGGGAGCCAGTCCCGATCCGTTTAACGAGGAGGCAGCGGACATCAATGCCGACAGTTTCATCAACGTGCTGGACATCATCGCCCTGGTGAACATCATCATGCAGGTGCCAGGTATTCCCTGTCCATGTGTCGCACCAGTGCTCTATGAAGGACAGACCTATAATACCGTACAGATTGGAACACAGTGCTGGATGGCTGAAAATCTGAATATAGGAACGAAGATTAACAGTACTACAGGTGGGCAATTGCAAACTAACAACGGGATTATTGAAAAGTATTGTTTCAATGACATTACTGCCTATTGTGATATTTATGGCGGCATGTATGAATGGCGTGAGGCCATGCAATATGTGACAACTGAAGGAGCACAGGGTATCTGTCCGATTGGCTGGCATATTCCAACTGATAATGAATGGAAAATTCTGGAAGGTACAGTAGATAGCCAGTATCCTGTTGGCGATCCTGTATGGGATGCAGAAGGATGGCGTGGTTTAGATTCCGGTGGCAACCTGAAGGAAGCCGGAATCAGCCACTGGAATTCACCTAATGAGGGAGCTACCAATGAATCTGGTTTCACAGCTCTGCCAGGGGGGTACCGCCATGGCACCTTTGGGTACTTCCTCTATGTTGGCGCCTTAGGGTACTTCTGGTCATCATCGCAGATGCTTACCAGTTACGCATGGTTTCGAAACCTGAAATACAGTTCAGCAAACGTAAATCGGTACAACTACAGTAAGGAGTATGGATTTTCTGTCCGTTGCCTCAAGGATACGCTTGCGCCGTGA